A window of the Camelus ferus isolate YT-003-E chromosome 22, BCGSAC_Cfer_1.0, whole genome shotgun sequence genome harbors these coding sequences:
- the SLC25A41 gene encoding solute carrier family 25 member 41 → MGAQPEEAQKPCSRVQTLFKRVKALLTKANTPPPPPPHFRNPGCTHVYGYVFGHVRESELEHLPSQQVLDTGEQLMVPVDVLEVDNEGALWKFLLSGATAGAVSRTGTAPLDRAKVYMQVYSSKTNFMNLLGGLRSMVQEGGFRSLWRGNGMNVLKIAPEYAIKFSVFEQCKNYFCGVHGSPPFQERLLAGSLAVATSQTLINPMEVLKTRLALRRTGQYKGLLDCARQILEQEGTRALYRGYLPNMLGIIPYACTDLAVYEMLRCFWLKSGRDMEDPSGLVSLSSVTLSTTCGQMASYPLTLVRTRMQAQDTVEGSNPTMRGVFRRILAQQGWPGLYRGMTPTLLKVLPAGGISYMVYEAMKKTLGI, encoded by the exons ATGGGAGCCCAACCTGAGGAAGCTCAGAAACCTTGCTCAAGGGTCCAGACCCTGTTTAAGAGGGTCAAGGCCTTACTCACCAAAGccaacaccccacccccacccccaccccacttccgGAACCCAGGCTGTACTCACGTGTATGGGTACGTGTTTGGGCACGTGCGTGAAAGTGAACTGGAGCATCTCCCATCACAGCAG GTGCTGGACACGGGAGAGCAGCTCATGGTCCCCGTGGACGTCCTGGAAGTGGATAACGAGGGAGCTCTGTGGAAATTTCTCCTCTCGGGAGCCACGGCTGGGGCAGTGTCTCGCACCGGCACGGCCCCTCTGGACCGGGCCAAGGTGTACATGCAG GTCTACTCCTCCAAGACGAATTTCATGAACCTGCTGGGAGGTCTCCGGAGCATGGTCCAGGAGGGGGGGTTCCGCTCCCTGTGGCGCGGCAACGGTATGAACGTACTCAAGATCGCCCCGGAGTACGCCATCAAGTTCTCCGTTTTCGAACAG TGTAAGAACTACTTCTGTGGAGTGCATGGGTCCCCACCCTTTCAGGAACGTCTCCTTGCTGGCTCCCTGGCTGTGGCCACTTCCCAGACGCTCATCAACCCCATGGAG GTGCTGAAGACGCGGCTGGCCCTGCGCCGGACCGGCCAGTACAAGGGGCTGCTGGACTGTGCCAGGCAGATCCTGGAGCAGGAGGGCACCCGTGCCCTTTACCGAGGTTATCTGCCCAACATGCTGGGCATCATCCCCTACGCCTGCACTGACCTGGCCGTCTACGAG ATGCTCAGGTGCTTCTGGCTGAAGTCGGGCAGGGACATGGAGGACCCTAGCGGCCTAGTCAGTCTGTCATCTGTGACACTGTCCACAACCTGTGGCCAGATGGCCAGCTACCCGCTGACTTTAGTGCGCACCAGGATGCAGGCCCAAG ACACTGTGGAGGGCTCGAACCCCACCATGCGTGGAGTCTTCCGGCGGATCCTGGCCCAGCAGGGCTGGCCGGGGCTGTACCGAGGCATGACCCCCACACTACTGAAGGTGTTGCCGGCAGGTGGCATCAGCTACATGGTGTACGAAGCCATGAAGAAGACCCTGGGCATATAA